The sequence CTCCCTTACAGGAGTTGGCCATGGCCGCGAAGCCCTCCAGCTCCTTCTTCACATTGTCCCACTTCAGGCTGGGGGAGACCGAGTAGGACACAAGGACTTGTGGTGAGGAAGTTGTGGGCGTAGGTAAGGTAAGGTGAGGTTTGGTCAGTTTGGAATCGGGTCGAGGCCAAGATCTCACCACTCACTTGAGTGCTACTGAGGCGGTACTGCATTAAGAGAAATGATGACAATCTTTTCGTCATTTCTCTTAAGCTTTATGGGCCAATCACTTgtagtttttttgtgtgtacatTAATTTCAAAAGTTTCTAATCGACTTTCATTGCTGCAAAGCTGTTCGCCTTAAAGGACTGGAGTAGTTCTAAGATAAGAAAGGTCAAGTATGTTTACACATCAACATTTGAGGGGTTCATACAGATAATTTACAGGGTAAGTCCGAAAACTAGGGACATAGTGAATATTCTGGATGTGTCCAGCTTTTGCTTCACTGGAACATTGAGTCTGTGTTGTTACTGTGTAGTGACCAGGGCAGgaaacaatgtttttccctcattTGCCACAGTGTCAGGTGGAAACCAAACTTTACCaaccactttcactattttaccaatACAACAAATTTTGTAGAACAAAAAAGAACCCTCAAGCGATACTtgtcaaagtggctggtagagcaaaacaaacacactttctAGCCACAGCCTCGATAAAGCACCATTTGGCAGGTGGCTAGTGTTAATTTCCCTCCCAGCAGTGTGCCTGAGTGAGAAGTTCATACTTGAGTTTGCGGCTGATTTTGGTGAACTCCACCAGGCCGGCCTCCATGGGCAGCGTCAACTCCCCAGCTGAGATCATAAGACGGCAGTCCTCATACGTGTGGTCAGTCACTGGAACTCCCAAAGCCCTGCAAGAAGACGGGGATAGACTCAATTACTGTGTCACCTACAGTGGCCAGTTCATGTGATGCACCCATCTAGTAAATAGCAGTGGCCAGACTTTTTACACTCTAACACAAATCTAATGTCAGTAAAAAGTGCAGAGCTGGACAACTACATCTATTCCACGTGCCATGTACATAACATACACCGCCTGGTGGACACTGTTATTCAAACCATATTAAAGCACATGCAGTGGCAGCATGAATACCCACAGAGGGAATCAAAACCCTAACCTTGACAGTATTAGTGCCATGCTGTACCAATTAGGCTATATATCATAAACACCAGACAACTTTATGTACATATAGATGTGCAAGTCCATTGAACACTTACTGGGCCATAACGTTTCGCACGGTGTTGGCAAACAGAGCCgggcttttcttttcctcctctgtgggAATCTGCGGAGGCAGGAACTGAAAAATGGAGCAAAAAGATTACAAAGGTCACAAGGAAGGTCAAGCAGGAAGTAAACTCCTAAACCTCTGCATGGAAACTACTGACCTCTcatgcaaaaaacacaaacaaacaaaaaacaaatctggCCCTCTGGTCATTATAGCAATCTGCCTCTGTGTTGATCCTCCATAGAATGTAAAAACCCATTGACTATATTTCAGCCATTATAGGTTACACACTTATCTTCATCCTGTGTAGCTCTATGGGCCAAGAGTGGCACCGACACTAAAGCTGAACCAATTAGTCAAAAAAGCCTGAAATTGCAATATTGACTTTTGCAATCTGACAGGAAGGTGTTGCAAGTTGGAGAACATCTTATAAATCTATATTCCGATttttccttccccccccccttccttttttttttttattatatacatTCAAATTgcctttttgaaaaaaatatatatatattgggaGACACACActtaggggagagagagaatgtcttTTACCTCTATCTCTACTGTGGTGTAGAGCTGGGACAGTGTAAGAAGCAGCAGGCTCCTCCTGCGAAAACATACAACCAGCACAGTTTGTCACATCTTCTGAATTCAGTAGGTCCAAAAGTTGTTCTAAAGAGGGTATTGCACTGTGTTAAAATACTGATGATGGCCTAAAAAGTTCCAACTCTTCCGCAATGCTGTAGCGTCTGTTAAGTTGTTTGGTGAAAAAGGGAACCTGTTTAGAAGAAGTTGCACCAGTTACCTCACTTCCCCAAACCAAACCAGAAGCTTCTCAAGAGATGTTAGAAAGTTTAGAAGTTGGTGAATGCATCAAAAGCAGATGTAGCTGTCGACTGTGCACACCAACATCAAAGCAATAATCACTAGACTAATGTGCATACTTACGAGCTGAAACCTTGCCAAGTCCAAGTGACTGTatcctgaaagaaaaaaaaaaaaatcaagttgtATTTGTATTCTTCTCACATATACatcaggatacacacacacacacacacacacacacacacacacacacacacacacactagccaaGTACTAATGAGGTACAGCTAAGTCCCTGGTGTTGCTAACAGTCTGTCTTTATGGCTGTTTGCATTCAAAAGTCATCATTTCTTATGATTTTAGTCTGCTGACAGCCAAATCTGTAAGAACTGAAATGGCACACATCATGGCAGGATGATAACAAAACCTAATAAATGCTTAGATTTGGCTTCCTGACAATctataaatgtttgttttgatggGAATATACAAATGGTTCATGAGTATGTACACCACTGAGATATATTGCACGCTCAGCTCTGCATCCACTGTATGTACAGACCAGGCACAGATACTGCACATACTGGAAAGATTCCATATCAGTTTGTCAGCTATAGATGTGGCTCTTAAGATGCGAGGTGAAACAAATTACTGCTGTGTTACGATCGACATCACCCACCAGTTTGTTGGGATATCTCATAAGCACAGGCTGCACAGGGACGCCTGGGATAAAGGCACCTaggggtgagaaagagagaaagagagagatttaataTTTTTGGGTGACTGAGTTGACAGCAGGAAGCATACCAGAATACACTGAGCTCAAAGAAAACATCAATACACCATCAAGGTGGTAGAGCAATCCATGAAGACAAATCAGGAGTGTTAAGGGTCTTGTTCTAATGCATACTTTGCATGTCTAGAGcatttctctatctatctatatctcgACCGATCTTTTTATAGTAGTTGTCAGTAATGACAAAGCAACCATTAAAGTGTCACAAAATATCATAATAACTGTGATATTACGTATGTATTCCACCATTATGAAATTGTAACCAGAGACCTGATCATGAACATACAGATGCAAGAAGAAATACATCAGGGATACAGTAATCTCTCAATAGAAATGAATACAAGTTAAACTGTATAAGTTGCATGACTAAACTTCCAACATTAAGCAGAAAAATGCCATTCCTGTGTAATGGATCCATTCCCCCACCTCTCCAGAAGCCCTTTAGTGTGCATCAGGTGACAACAAACAATACACAGCACATCATGAGTGAATGGAGAGGTGTGGGAACGAAAACACACACCTCTGGGTTCTTCCTGCTGTATGGTCTTTCTGCTCTCTGGATTTGCATTATGTTAAGTGGAAACGCTACATGTGCTATAAGCAAATGCTATAAGCAAATGCTGGAGCTGTTACTTCTTTGGTAACCGCATTCAGAAACAAGCCATCTGGACTAGAATTTGTAGACTTTACTGTGACAGACAACATAACTCAGACActatatgaattgtcctgacgCGATAAACCCCAgttataatagtagtagtagtagtagtagtagtagtatttattttatgtgcTGCATAGACATAGAGCCACATAGAGACATCAGCTTTACTGTTACGACCAAAgtagtttttcctcttttgttgccttttttcttttctttagaGAGCACGTTTTGTtagaatatattttaaaaaaagctaTTCTTTGCATACCTTACCTTGTTTGAAAGTGATAAGACATGAGCGATTTGTACATGTCCCTTCGGGGAAAATCAGAACCTGGAGAACAAAGCATAATTAATGATTGTGGCCTCATGCAAAGATAGAAGTTTATAACAGAGCAAAGGTAGGAAATAATAGGCTTAATTCTCTGTTACAGCCTGGCCCCGTCtcaaaaactgggtttttgTATTTGGCAATTGCAAGACGGAGAAGATCAAAAACGGGAATGTAGTTTTTAACTGTTACAATCATTTGCgataaaataacttaataaAAGTAGCCAATGTTATTCTTTTATCATATATTGTCGCAAAGGAACTCGCACTGGAATAGTTTTGGGGCCAGCagttctgtttttcctctcactCCAGTGTGTGTCTTGATAGCTACGTTTACTTGTACTTGAAGACGACTTTATTGAAGTAATGCTGCTTGTATTTGAGAACAAATTGTACGTACTTTACCTAACTCTCTAACAATTTTAAATAAGGAAGTGTGATTGTAGAACAGAGGGCCTCTGAAACTGACAGAGGAAGTTGGAAAGCCAAAGCAACATCCTGAGTTAGGTTTTCCGATGCTTTCTTAGCCAAAACTAACGAGGTCAAAGTTTTCTTCACAGCTATGTTGTACAATAACACGTTGATATTCGTGCAATCCGTGTTTGGAGGTCGATTTTCTGCacgcaaattaaaaaaataaatgtcaaaaaagGAAACACTGCTGATCTACGAGACACTATGttctgtgggtgtgtatgtgtgtgtgtgtgtgtgtgtgtgtgtgtgtgtgtgtgtgtgtgtgtgttgtggcagACCTGCGGCCAGCGGCCTCCCGACTTGGCTCTGCTGTCGATCTCTCGGATGGTGTTCTTCCTTGAGTCTGGGTCCTGTCTGGACACCAGGACTGGCTGGAGACAGCGCACAAACCCTACGTGGAGAgaggccacacacacgcacgcacacacacacacacacgtcaacacACATAGTTAGAGGAAAATACCAGTTGTTAGttgtcagttgtgttttttgttgtttccttcACAGATCATTTCATCTACCCATTTCATGGCTTTGTTGCCCCTATATGGGACAGGGCCTCTTCATTTGAAGGTCTCTTACTGGTGGCTTGTTTTGTAACTGATACTTCATTTAATGATGTCAAGTTCTGAGGTGTCACTGGCAATAACGAGATGAATGAAATCTTATCTATCAACTCTACTCTGATACTCATCTGGGATCCTGTGGCCAGTTCTCAAAGCtattacatgcaaacaacaagGAAGATGTTTCCCTGCACAAAACAGATTATGTTGAATTTGTAAAGGTCGATTATAATGTCTGATTGACAAGAGTGTTAATCAATAGGATGCCTGGAATTTTGAACTGAATCATGACAGATCAGACAAACGATAAGTATTGAATAACAATCCAGACGGGGCTGAAATAGTAGGGcgagataaaaatgaaaagtcCCTCACTGCCGAAGATGGGTGTAGCCAGGTTCTCGAGGCGGGAGACGGTGGAGGGCAGGCCAGCTACGATGCACACGATCCCATCAAAAAAGGTGGAGTGGGGGGCCACGGCCAGGATGGGGGCCTCGCTGCTGCTGACCTGCTTGCCCTTGACCACCACTCTGAAGCCCATGCAGAAGTAATACGTCCTCCCCAAGGCAGCCATCACCCTCCGACACATGAACCTGGGGAGAACCCAAACCAGGCTCCTTAGATTAGTGAAGTAAGGAGCTTAAATACATTGGGCAACATTTTGGGGAAAGGAATGACTCTGTGTAGCTCAAAAGGCAGAGCATGGCTCAGGCTTGTAAGGAATTTCCACTCCTACACACACCA is a genomic window of Centroberyx gerrardi isolate f3 chromosome 1, fCenGer3.hap1.cur.20231027, whole genome shotgun sequence containing:
- the lpcat2 gene encoding lysophosphatidylcholine acyltransferase 2 — translated: MPPQRVFALPRQQSLLLPAVINPFVQDTKLAKADIVKCVLLGIFLVPIRAILLSLVLMVTWPVAVITTFMHPLKGAVEPMTGWRRFMCRRVMAALGRTYYFCMGFRVVVKGKQVSSSEAPILAVAPHSTFFDGIVCIVAGLPSTVSRLENLATPIFGRFVRCLQPVLVSRQDPDSRKNTIREIDSRAKSGGRWPQVLIFPEGTCTNRSCLITFKQGAFIPGVPVQPVLMRYPNKLDTVTWTWQGFSSRSLLLLTLSQLYTTVEIEFLPPQIPTEEEKKSPALFANTVRNVMAQALGVPVTDHTYEDCRLMISAGELTLPMEAGLVEFTKISRKLNLKWDNVKKELEGFAAMANSCKGGRITIEEFATFLKLPVNPALEELFSLFDRNGDGTIDFREYVIGVTILCRPANTDDVLRMAFQLFDTDEDERITREEFAALLRSALGVSDLNMAKLFKEIDADGSGFISFAEFQAFASTHPEYAKLFTTYLELQRYQALQEASPDDEEEANHTGPGDKQEDSTSDKKDD